One window of Xanthomonas sp. 10-10 genomic DNA carries:
- a CDS encoding DNA polymerase III subunit chi, with amino-acid sequence MPRADFYLIAKPRFLDEPLRLVCELARKANDANLSTLILARDAAQAEALDDLLWAFDDEAYVPHQIAGTDEEDELAPVLIAAPEFAAPSRPLVINLRDDPYLGACDRVLEVVPADPAAREPLRERWKQYKALGLELTKYDM; translated from the coding sequence ATGCCCCGTGCCGACTTCTACCTGATCGCCAAACCGCGCTTCCTCGACGAACCGCTGCGGCTGGTCTGCGAGCTGGCGCGCAAGGCCAACGACGCCAACCTGTCCACCCTGATCCTGGCGCGCGACGCCGCGCAGGCCGAGGCGCTGGATGACCTGTTGTGGGCATTCGACGACGAAGCCTACGTACCGCACCAGATCGCCGGCACCGACGAGGAAGACGAACTGGCGCCGGTGCTGATCGCCGCGCCCGAGTTCGCCGCACCCTCGCGCCCGCTGGTGATCAACCTGCGCGATGACCCGTACCTGGGCGCCTGCGACCGCGTGCTGGAAGTGGTGCCTGCCGACCCTGCCGCCCGCGAACCGCTGCGCGAACGTTGGAAGCAGTACAAGGCCCTGGGCCTGGAACTGACCAAGTACGACATGTGA
- the nagA gene encoding N-acetylglucosamine-6-phosphate deacetylase, protein MDASPIQALCNARVLTDDGLQDGLVVLLDGAQIQSVVAADDARVAQAAARVDLAGATLLPGFIDIQVNGGGGVLFNNARDPQALATIAAAHRRFGTTGMLPTLISDTAQVMAEAIDATRQAIAQGVPGVLGIHLEGPYLSPARKGTHDAHKFRLPDAHEIAVDTSLDNGVTLITLAPERVPLDDIRAFVAGGAIVFAGHTAATYEQACDGIAAGVSGFTHVYNAMSQLAGREPNAVGAALEDPDVWCGVIVDGVHVHPASLRVALAAKPRGKLLLVTDAMPMVGADSPSFDLYGETITAVDGVVRNADGALAGSALDMATAVRNSVRWLGVDLAEAARMASTYPAQCIGLGDRLGRIAPGYQADLVLVDADVQVVNTWVAGQRD, encoded by the coding sequence ATGGATGCTTCTCCGATTCAGGCGTTGTGCAACGCACGCGTACTTACCGATGACGGCCTGCAGGATGGTCTGGTCGTGCTGCTGGACGGTGCGCAGATCCAGTCCGTCGTCGCGGCAGACGATGCGCGTGTCGCGCAGGCGGCCGCTCGCGTGGATCTGGCCGGCGCGACCTTGTTGCCCGGCTTCATCGACATCCAGGTCAACGGCGGTGGTGGCGTGTTGTTCAACAACGCGCGCGACCCGCAGGCGCTGGCCACGATTGCCGCAGCGCACCGCCGCTTCGGCACCACCGGCATGCTGCCGACGCTGATCAGCGACACCGCGCAGGTGATGGCCGAGGCGATCGACGCCACGCGCCAGGCCATCGCACAAGGCGTGCCCGGCGTTCTCGGCATCCATCTGGAAGGCCCGTACCTGAGCCCTGCGCGCAAGGGCACCCACGACGCGCACAAGTTCCGCCTGCCCGACGCGCACGAAATCGCCGTCGATACCTCGCTGGACAACGGCGTCACCCTGATCACGCTTGCGCCAGAGCGCGTGCCGCTGGATGACATCCGCGCGTTTGTGGCCGGTGGTGCGATCGTGTTCGCCGGCCACACTGCGGCGACCTACGAGCAGGCCTGCGATGGCATCGCTGCTGGCGTCAGTGGCTTTACGCACGTGTACAACGCGATGTCGCAACTGGCCGGGCGCGAGCCCAATGCCGTGGGCGCCGCGCTGGAAGATCCAGACGTGTGGTGCGGCGTCATCGTCGATGGCGTGCATGTGCACCCGGCCAGCCTGCGCGTGGCGCTGGCGGCCAAACCGCGTGGCAAGCTGCTGCTGGTCACCGACGCCATGCCGATGGTCGGCGCCGACAGCCCCAGCTTCGACCTGTACGGCGAAACCATCACCGCCGTCGACGGCGTGGTGCGCAATGCCGATGGCGCCCTGGCCGGCTCGGCGCTGGACATGGCCACGGCCGTGCGCAACAGCGTGCGCTGGCTGGGTGTGGACCTGGCCGAAGCCGCGCGCATGGCGTCCACGTATCCGGCGCAATGCATCGGCCTGGGCGACCGGCTGGGGCGCATCGCACCCGGCTACCAGGCCGATCTGGTACTGGTGGACGCCGACGTGCAGGTAGTGAACACCTGGGTGGCCGGGCAGCGCGACTGA
- a CDS encoding valine--tRNA ligase, giving the protein MTTLASSYEPSSFESRLYAQWEAAGYFVPSGKGEPYTVLLPPPNVTGTLHMGHAFQQTLMDALVRYHRMRGFDTLWQVGTDHAGIATEMVVSRNLTLEGKGETRDSLGREGFIAKVWEWKAESGDTIERQMRRLGTSSDWSRSTFTMDPQPSAAVNQAFVRWYEQGLIYRGQRLVNWDPVLKTAISDLEVENVEEDGFLWSIRYPLADGVTYEHVEHDADGVETLRETRDYLVVATTRPETMLGDTAVMVHPEDPRYTTLHSARIVLPLTGRQVPVITDDYVDRAFGTGVVKVTPAHDFNDYQVGVRHDLPLINLFTVTATINENAPERYRGLDRYDARKLVLSELEDLGVLVETKPHKLQVPRGDRTGQVIEPYLTDQWFVKMDALARRGLELVESGQVKFVPPNWINTYRHWMENIQDWCISRQLWWGHRIPAWFDEAGKCYVGHDEAEVRATHGLGADVALHQDSDVLETWFSSQLWPFSTLGWPDANAMAERGFERYLPSSVLVTGFDIIFFWVARMIMATDSFTGQVPFRDVYITGLIRDAQGQKMSKSKGNVLDPLDIIDGISIEDLVAKRTNGLMQPRMAEKIEKATRREFPDGIIAHGADALRFTIAALATHGRDIKFDLGRAEGYKNFCNKLWNATRFVLMNTEGARFAGVPQPRTEAEKWILARLDKVTAETHAHYANYRFDLLTQSLYEFAWNAFCDWFVELAKPALNGAVQDNDAAASTRHTLLYVLESLLRLLHPLTPFVTEELWQQVAPRLGITAATISLQTFPQVGDVDTGSYASAEADVEWLKSMVSALRRVRSELNVPPSKQVQLLLQAGTADDRTRVARFASQLAFLLKLESIDWLDAGQDTPPAATAIVGELTLLVPLAGLVDMEAERTRLDKEIKRVESEIGKCNGKLGNATFVQNAPAAVVEQERARLNDWTVQLTGLREQRAKI; this is encoded by the coding sequence ATGACCACCCTCGCCTCCAGCTACGAACCCTCTTCCTTCGAATCGCGCCTGTACGCGCAGTGGGAGGCGGCCGGTTACTTCGTACCGTCCGGCAAGGGCGAGCCCTACACCGTGCTGCTGCCACCCCCCAATGTCACCGGGACGCTGCATATGGGCCATGCGTTCCAGCAGACGCTGATGGATGCGCTGGTGCGCTACCACCGCATGCGCGGCTTCGACACGCTGTGGCAGGTGGGCACCGACCACGCCGGCATCGCCACCGAAATGGTGGTGTCGCGCAATCTGACGCTGGAAGGCAAGGGCGAAACGCGCGACTCGCTGGGGCGCGAGGGCTTCATCGCCAAGGTGTGGGAATGGAAGGCCGAATCCGGTGACACCATCGAGCGCCAGATGCGCCGCCTGGGCACCTCCAGCGACTGGTCGCGCAGTACCTTCACCATGGACCCGCAGCCGTCGGCCGCGGTCAACCAAGCGTTCGTGCGCTGGTACGAGCAGGGCCTGATCTATCGCGGCCAGCGGCTGGTCAACTGGGACCCGGTGCTGAAGACCGCGATCTCCGATCTGGAAGTGGAAAACGTCGAAGAAGACGGCTTTTTGTGGTCGATCCGCTATCCGCTGGCCGATGGCGTGACCTACGAGCACGTCGAGCACGATGCCGACGGCGTCGAGACCCTGCGCGAAACCCGCGATTACCTGGTGGTCGCCACCACTCGCCCGGAAACCATGCTGGGCGATACCGCAGTGATGGTGCATCCGGAAGACCCCCGCTACACCACGCTGCACAGCGCCCGCATCGTGCTGCCGCTGACCGGCCGGCAGGTGCCAGTGATCACCGACGATTATGTCGACCGCGCCTTCGGCACCGGCGTGGTCAAGGTCACGCCTGCGCATGATTTCAACGATTACCAGGTGGGCGTGCGACATGACCTGCCGCTGATCAATCTGTTCACCGTCACCGCCACCATCAACGAGAATGCGCCGGAGCGTTATCGCGGCCTGGATCGTTATGACGCCCGCAAGCTGGTGCTGTCGGAACTGGAAGACCTGGGCGTATTGGTCGAAACCAAGCCGCACAAGCTGCAGGTGCCGCGCGGCGACCGCACTGGCCAGGTGATCGAGCCGTATCTCACCGACCAGTGGTTCGTCAAAATGGACGCGCTGGCCAGGCGCGGCCTGGAGCTGGTCGAAAGCGGCCAGGTCAAATTCGTGCCGCCGAACTGGATCAACACCTATCGCCACTGGATGGAGAACATCCAGGACTGGTGCATCAGCCGTCAGCTGTGGTGGGGGCATCGCATTCCGGCGTGGTTCGACGAGGCAGGCAAGTGCTATGTCGGCCATGACGAGGCCGAGGTGCGCGCCACACACGGCCTGGGTGCCGACGTCGCGTTGCACCAGGACAGCGACGTGCTGGAAACCTGGTTCTCCTCGCAGCTGTGGCCGTTCTCCACCCTGGGCTGGCCGGATGCGAACGCGATGGCCGAGCGCGGCTTCGAGCGCTACCTGCCGTCGTCGGTGCTGGTCACCGGCTTCGACATCATCTTCTTCTGGGTGGCGCGCATGATCATGGCCACCGACAGCTTCACTGGCCAGGTGCCGTTCCGCGATGTCTACATCACCGGCCTGATCCGCGATGCGCAGGGCCAGAAGATGTCAAAGTCCAAGGGCAACGTGCTCGACCCGCTGGACATCATCGACGGCATCAGCATCGAAGACCTGGTGGCCAAGCGCACCAACGGGCTGATGCAACCGCGCATGGCCGAGAAGATCGAAAAAGCCACCCGCCGCGAATTCCCGGACGGCATCATCGCCCACGGTGCCGACGCGCTGCGCTTCACCATCGCCGCGCTCGCCACGCACGGCCGCGACATCAAGTTCGATCTTGGCCGTGCCGAAGGCTACAAGAACTTCTGCAACAAGCTGTGGAACGCCACGCGCTTTGTGCTGATGAACACCGAGGGCGCGCGCTTTGCCGGCGTGCCGCAACCGCGTACCGAAGCGGAGAAGTGGATTCTGGCGCGGCTGGACAAGGTCACCGCGGAAACGCATGCGCATTACGCAAACTACCGCTTCGACCTGCTGACGCAGTCGTTGTACGAATTTGCCTGGAACGCGTTCTGCGATTGGTTCGTGGAGCTGGCAAAGCCGGCGCTCAACGGTGCCGTGCAGGACAACGACGCCGCGGCCAGCACGCGTCACACCCTGCTGTACGTGCTCGAATCGCTGCTGCGCCTGCTGCACCCGCTCACCCCGTTCGTCACCGAAGAGCTGTGGCAACAGGTCGCGCCGCGCCTGGGCATCACTGCCGCAACGATCTCCCTGCAGACATTCCCGCAGGTCGGCGATGTGGACACCGGCAGCTACGCCAGCGCAGAGGCCGATGTCGAATGGTTGAAGTCGATGGTGTCGGCATTGCGCCGCGTGCGCAGCGAGTTGAACGTGCCGCCGTCCAAGCAGGTGCAGCTGCTGCTGCAGGCCGGCACCGCCGACGACCGCACGCGCGTGGCGCGCTTCGCATCGCAGCTGGCGTTCCTGCTCAAGCTCGAATCCATCGACTGGCTGGACGCCGGCCAGGACACTCCGCCTGCGGCTACCGCCATCGTGGGCGAACTCACGTTGCTGGTGCCGCTGGCAGGCCTGGTCGACATGGAGGCCGAGCGCACCCGCCTGGACAAGGAGATCAAGCGGGTGGAAAGCGAAATCGGCAAGTGCAACGGCAAACTCGGCAATGCCACCTTCGTGCAGAACGCACCGGCGGCGGTCGTCGAACAGGAGCGCGCGCGCTTGAACGACTGGACCGTGCAATTGACCGGCCTGCGGGAACAACGCGCCAAGATCTGA
- a CDS encoding multifunctional CCA addition/repair protein: MKIYLVGGAVRDALLGQPAGDRDWVVVGADQAQMQAQGFKAVGKDFPVFLHPRSGEEYALARTERKSGRGYRGFVVDADPSVTLEEDLLRRDFTINAMARDEDSGTLVDPYGGARDLQARVLRHVGPAFVEDPVRVLRAARFMARLAPLGFSIAPDTAALMREMAASGELDSLVPERVWQELRRALTCAQPAAFLRTLHDTGALRVILPELDALYGVPQRAEFHPEVDTGLHQEMVSDMAARLAPGDALIGFAALTHDLGKALTPPDEWPRHLMHEQRGVAPLQALCERLKVPQDYRQLAVTACREHLNIHRLAELRNRTVHELLVRCDAFRRPERIAQLALVCEADKRGRLGSEEAVYPQGEELKRLHAAALAINARDLAAEGLQGPQIGEALTKARIAAIADARNRNKHNDGSSNEDASALS; this comes from the coding sequence ATGAAGATCTATCTCGTTGGCGGCGCAGTCCGCGATGCCCTGCTTGGCCAGCCGGCCGGCGACCGCGACTGGGTGGTGGTGGGCGCCGATCAGGCGCAGATGCAGGCGCAGGGTTTCAAGGCGGTGGGCAAGGACTTCCCGGTCTTTCTGCATCCGCGCAGCGGCGAGGAGTACGCGTTGGCCCGCACCGAGCGCAAGTCAGGGCGCGGCTACCGCGGCTTCGTGGTGGATGCCGATCCGTCGGTGACGCTGGAAGAAGACCTGCTGCGCCGCGACTTCACCATCAACGCCATGGCGCGCGACGAAGACAGCGGCACCCTGGTGGACCCGTACGGCGGCGCCCGCGATCTGCAGGCGCGCGTGCTGCGGCATGTGGGCCCGGCCTTTGTCGAAGACCCCGTACGCGTCCTGCGTGCGGCGCGCTTCATGGCGCGGCTGGCACCGCTGGGTTTCAGCATCGCACCGGACACGGCCGCACTGATGCGCGAGATGGCGGCCAGCGGCGAACTGGACAGCCTGGTGCCCGAACGCGTGTGGCAGGAACTGCGCCGCGCGCTGACCTGCGCACAGCCGGCCGCGTTCTTGCGCACCTTGCACGACACCGGTGCGCTGCGCGTCATCCTGCCCGAGCTCGATGCGCTATATGGCGTTCCCCAGCGCGCCGAGTTCCATCCGGAAGTGGATACCGGCCTCCATCAGGAGATGGTCAGCGACATGGCCGCGCGGCTGGCACCGGGCGATGCGCTGATCGGCTTTGCCGCGTTGACCCACGACCTGGGCAAGGCGCTGACTCCGCCGGACGAATGGCCGCGCCACCTGATGCACGAACAGCGCGGCGTTGCCCCGCTGCAGGCGCTGTGCGAACGGCTCAAGGTGCCGCAGGACTATCGCCAGCTCGCAGTCACCGCCTGTCGCGAGCACCTCAACATCCACCGTCTGGCGGAACTGCGCAACCGCACGGTGCACGAACTGCTGGTGCGCTGCGATGCATTCCGTCGACCGGAACGCATCGCGCAACTGGCACTGGTCTGCGAAGCCGACAAGCGCGGCAGGTTGGGCAGCGAAGAGGCCGTCTATCCACAAGGCGAAGAACTGAAGCGCCTCCATGCCGCCGCCCTGGCGATCAACGCGCGCGACCTGGCAGCCGAAGGTCTGCAAGGCCCGCAAATCGGCGAGGCATTGACCAAGGCGCGCATCGCGGCGATTGCCGACGCACGTAACCGCAACAAGCACAACGATGGCAGCAGCAACGAAGATGCTTCTGCACTTTCCTGA
- a CDS encoding LacI family DNA-binding transcriptional regulator: MRRPTIKDVAERAKVSLKTVSRVINNEPSVMQATRARVLRAIADLDYEPDPSARNLRSGTPFVIGLVYDNPNPYHIIGIQNGVLAACRETGFGLQIHPCDSTSPLLAEELAEWVQRSRLAGVVLTAPMSERPELLAGLAARGIKSVRIIAATDDPGDGPCVYIDDRDAAYEITEHLIQLGHQRIGFLWGGPQHRSSGERYAGYEAALKDYGIALDKHLVIPGDYTFDDGFRGARRLLSLREPPTAIFGSNDEIAAGVLAAAKSTGMNVPYQLSIAGFEDSPFSRQSWPALTTAKQATDDIARHAARLLISQLRSDAYDDQPAQLQNRGFVPQLVVRGSTAPAPASTGKPLPPESA; this comes from the coding sequence ATGCGCAGGCCCACCATCAAAGACGTCGCCGAGCGCGCCAAGGTCTCGTTGAAGACCGTGTCGCGTGTGATCAACAACGAGCCCTCGGTGATGCAGGCCACGCGTGCGCGCGTGCTGCGTGCCATCGCCGATCTCGACTACGAACCCGATCCGTCCGCACGCAATCTGCGCAGCGGCACGCCGTTCGTGATCGGCCTGGTCTACGACAACCCCAATCCATATCACATCATCGGCATCCAGAACGGCGTGCTGGCCGCCTGCCGCGAAACCGGCTTCGGCCTGCAGATCCATCCCTGCGATTCCACCTCGCCATTGCTGGCCGAAGAGCTGGCCGAATGGGTGCAGCGCTCGCGCCTGGCCGGCGTGGTATTGACCGCGCCGATGTCCGAACGCCCCGAACTGCTCGCCGGCCTGGCCGCGCGCGGGATCAAGAGCGTGCGCATCATCGCCGCCACCGACGATCCCGGCGACGGCCCATGTGTGTATATCGACGACCGCGATGCCGCGTATGAAATCACCGAGCATCTGATCCAGCTCGGCCATCAACGCATCGGCTTCCTGTGGGGCGGCCCGCAGCATCGCTCCAGCGGCGAGCGCTATGCCGGCTACGAGGCGGCGTTGAAGGACTATGGCATTGCGCTGGACAAGCACCTGGTGATTCCCGGCGACTACACCTTCGACGATGGCTTTCGTGGCGCGCGTCGGTTGCTGTCGCTGCGCGAGCCGCCCACCGCCATCTTCGGCAGCAACGATGAAATCGCCGCCGGCGTACTGGCCGCGGCCAAGTCCACCGGCATGAATGTGCCGTATCAGTTGTCGATCGCCGGTTTCGAAGACAGCCCGTTCTCACGGCAGTCGTGGCCGGCGCTGACCACCGCCAAGCAGGCCACCGACGACATCGCGCGGCACGCCGCACGCTTGTTGATCAGCCAGCTGCGCAGCGATGCCTACGACGACCAGCCCGCGCAATTGCAGAACCGTGGCTTCGTACCGCAACTGGTGGTGCGTGGTTCCACTGCGCCGGCGCCCGCGTCCACCGGCAAACCCCTTCCCCCCGAATCCGCCTGA
- a CDS encoding SIS domain-containing protein, translating to MSLPTETQTLMFREAAQTADVVAAQFARNADTIAALAQSLRDNPPPFVVTCARGSSDHAATYAKYLFETQLGIVTASASPSVGSVYAAPLQLRGALYIVISQSGKSPDLLRNAEAAKLAGARVVALVNVEDSPLAQLADVVIALGAGPEKSVAATKSYLASLAAVLHLGAVWKNDPALLAAVDALPQQLRSAWQADWSALTTGLTPAHNLFVLGRGLGLGAAQEAALKFKETCGLHAEAYSSAEVKHGPMALVGPGFPVLVFAQPDETGAGTRALAEEFRARGAQVWLAAPDGDLPLADVAHPACAPLLTVQSFYRAINALALQRGHNPDLPPHLNKVTETV from the coding sequence ATGAGCCTCCCCACCGAAACGCAGACCTTGATGTTCCGCGAAGCCGCGCAGACCGCCGATGTGGTCGCCGCACAATTCGCGCGCAATGCCGACACCATCGCTGCGCTTGCGCAGTCGTTGCGCGATAACCCGCCGCCGTTCGTGGTGACCTGCGCGCGCGGCAGCTCCGACCACGCAGCGACCTATGCCAAGTACCTGTTCGAGACCCAGCTGGGCATCGTCACCGCCTCCGCATCGCCATCGGTGGGCTCGGTCTACGCGGCACCACTGCAACTGCGTGGCGCGCTGTACATCGTGATTTCGCAATCGGGCAAAAGCCCGGATCTGCTGCGCAATGCCGAGGCCGCCAAACTCGCCGGTGCGCGCGTGGTGGCCCTGGTTAATGTGGAAGATTCGCCGCTGGCGCAGCTGGCCGATGTGGTGATTGCTCTCGGTGCCGGCCCGGAAAAAAGCGTTGCCGCCACCAAGAGCTACCTCGCCTCGCTCGCCGCGGTGCTGCACCTGGGTGCGGTGTGGAAGAACGACCCCGCACTGCTCGCCGCAGTGGACGCGTTGCCGCAACAGTTGCGCAGCGCCTGGCAGGCCGACTGGTCCGCGCTGACCACCGGTCTGACGCCCGCGCATAACCTGTTCGTGCTTGGCCGCGGGCTGGGTCTGGGTGCGGCGCAGGAAGCGGCATTGAAGTTCAAGGAAACCTGCGGCCTGCATGCCGAGGCCTACAGCTCCGCGGAGGTCAAACACGGGCCGATGGCATTGGTTGGCCCGGGCTTTCCGGTGCTGGTGTTTGCGCAGCCCGACGAAACCGGTGCAGGCACGCGCGCGCTGGCCGAAGAATTCCGCGCACGTGGCGCGCAGGTGTGGCTGGCCGCGCCCGATGGCGATCTGCCGCTGGCCGATGTCGCGCACCCGGCGTGCGCGCCGCTGCTGACCGTGCAGAGCTTCTACCGCGCGATCAATGCGCTGGCACTGCAGCGCGGCCACAATCCCGATCTGCCGCCGCACTTGAACAAGGTTACGGAAACAGTTTGA
- a CDS encoding TonB-dependent receptor codes for MSGVLALPASAQQQPDSAPAQQQPVAAPSQQQAPANPSVSTLDEVKVVGYQASLGKALNVKRNADAIVDAISAEDIGKFPDTNVAESLSRLSGITVDRQFGEGEKVSILGTDPALNRVLLNGQTIASTSWGGDPNDPDSRSFNYSTLAPEVVGLMEVYKTPEARIDEGSIGGTVIVHTRKPLELDRNTLTGTVSYGYNDRSDEGKPNASALYSWKNQDETFGVLTSVMHSQRVLRREGVEIFGYDDVAGAAFPPAVVGNNTGVFPTSINTALFQQTRKRDGISAALQWKPDADFELNLTGLYVTENFDNYNQSRYGYWGSNPGDAQALGFENGVATSGTFGDQSNTYLDGYLRNSDVTTGSIHLRADWHGDGWNASSQVGYTSSQGGAERIYGIQFRNLAGYSYNIDGRRTAMDYSTDPTNAAAMQLNNASASHSPQYDKERYLQLDFDHAVEWGPFTQILTGIKLTNHATGQSSYSRTWAPNDGSTLADFSPGTTPSGYLDGLSTSADMQRWSTINRSAISRYIGGLEGDDGLPISYAGNYSIQEQNRAWFLQGNFSGERYRGNIGVRYVHTRDSTDGFSYAPGGSYTPVNFLSSYGKWLPAFNIAYDLRDDLMLRFAASKVIARPRYTNMTPYVATDDTTLTASTGNPGLSPYESTNLGASVEWYFSDSSLLSGEFFSRDISNYILTTVQDRVFFNNATGGSSTYQTSVPTNAGDAKVQGVALNLQHNFGNGFGVVANYTYSDSNTDGDYSLPYNSRNAYNISPYYEQGKWSARVNLGWRSEYFTQIGRLNGQQMTDAFTQVDASFGYQATERLRVALEATNLLDETYFSYIGNKNQPYYIYKNGRSFMLSLNFKM; via the coding sequence ATGAGCGGCGTACTGGCACTTCCCGCTTCTGCGCAGCAACAGCCCGACTCTGCACCCGCACAGCAACAGCCCGTCGCCGCGCCATCGCAGCAACAGGCACCAGCCAATCCTTCGGTCTCCACGCTGGACGAAGTCAAGGTGGTGGGTTACCAGGCCAGCCTGGGCAAGGCGCTCAACGTCAAGCGCAATGCCGACGCGATCGTGGATGCGATCAGCGCCGAGGATATCGGCAAGTTCCCCGATACCAACGTGGCCGAATCGTTGTCGCGCCTGTCCGGCATCACCGTGGATCGCCAGTTCGGCGAAGGCGAAAAAGTCAGCATCCTCGGTACCGATCCGGCGCTCAATCGCGTCCTGCTCAACGGCCAGACCATCGCCTCTACCAGTTGGGGTGGCGACCCCAACGATCCGGACAGCCGTTCGTTCAACTACAGCACGCTGGCACCGGAAGTGGTGGGCCTGATGGAGGTCTACAAGACCCCCGAGGCGCGGATCGACGAAGGCTCCATCGGCGGCACCGTGATCGTGCACACGCGCAAGCCGCTGGAGCTCGATCGCAATACGCTCACCGGGACAGTGAGCTACGGGTACAACGATCGTTCCGACGAGGGCAAGCCGAATGCCTCCGCGCTCTACAGCTGGAAGAACCAGGACGAAACCTTCGGCGTACTGACCTCGGTGATGCATTCCCAGCGCGTGCTGCGCCGCGAGGGCGTGGAGATCTTCGGTTACGACGATGTCGCTGGCGCCGCGTTTCCGCCTGCGGTGGTCGGCAACAACACCGGTGTGTTTCCCACCTCGATCAACACCGCGTTGTTCCAGCAGACGCGTAAACGCGATGGCATCAGCGCTGCGCTGCAGTGGAAGCCCGATGCCGACTTCGAGCTCAACCTGACCGGTCTGTACGTCACCGAGAACTTCGACAACTACAACCAGAGCCGTTACGGTTATTGGGGCTCCAATCCAGGCGACGCGCAGGCATTGGGCTTCGAAAACGGCGTGGCCACTTCGGGCACCTTCGGCGACCAGTCCAACACCTATCTGGACGGCTACCTGCGCAACAGCGATGTCACCACCGGCAGCATCCATTTGCGTGCCGACTGGCATGGCGATGGCTGGAATGCCTCGAGCCAGGTGGGCTACACCAGCTCGCAAGGCGGTGCCGAGCGCATCTACGGCATCCAGTTCCGCAATCTTGCCGGGTACAGCTACAACATCGACGGGCGTCGCACCGCGATGGACTACAGCACCGACCCCACCAATGCGGCGGCGATGCAACTCAACAATGCCTCGGCCAGCCATAGCCCGCAGTACGACAAGGAGCGTTATCTGCAGCTGGATTTCGACCATGCGGTGGAATGGGGGCCGTTCACGCAGATCCTCACCGGCATCAAGCTCACCAACCACGCCACCGGGCAGTCATCCTATAGCCGCACCTGGGCGCCGAACGATGGCAGCACGCTGGCGGATTTTTCGCCGGGCACCACGCCGTCCGGCTACCTGGATGGCCTGTCCACCAGCGCCGACATGCAACGTTGGTCCACCATCAATCGCAGTGCCATCAGCCGCTACATCGGCGGGCTGGAAGGCGATGACGGCCTGCCGATCAGCTACGCCGGCAACTACAGCATCCAAGAGCAGAACCGTGCATGGTTCCTGCAGGGCAACTTTTCCGGCGAGCGCTATCGCGGCAATATCGGCGTGCGCTACGTGCACACGCGCGACTCCACCGATGGCTTCAGTTATGCACCAGGCGGCAGCTACACGCCGGTGAATTTTCTCAGCAGCTACGGCAAGTGGTTGCCGGCCTTCAATATCGCCTACGACCTGCGCGACGATCTGATGCTGCGCTTTGCCGCCTCCAAGGTCATCGCGCGACCGCGTTACACCAACATGACGCCGTACGTGGCCACCGATGACACCACGTTGACCGCGTCCACCGGCAACCCCGGTTTGAGTCCCTACGAGTCGACCAACCTCGGTGCGTCGGTGGAGTGGTACTTCTCCGACAGCAGCCTGCTCAGCGGCGAGTTCTTCTCGCGCGATATTTCCAACTACATCCTGACCACGGTGCAGGACCGGGTGTTCTTCAACAACGCCACCGGTGGGTCGAGCACCTACCAAACCTCGGTGCCGACCAATGCCGGCGACGCCAAGGTGCAGGGCGTGGCGCTCAATCTGCAGCACAACTTCGGCAACGGCTTCGGTGTGGTCGCCAACTACACGTATTCCGATTCCAACACCGACGGCGACTACAGCCTGCCGTACAACTCGCGCAACGCCTACAACATCAGTCCGTACTACGAGCAGGGCAAGTGGAGCGCGCGCGTCAATCTGGGCTGGCGCTCGGAGTACTTCACCCAGATCGGTCGGCTCAACGGCCAGCAGATGACCGATGCCTTCACCCAGGTCGATGCCTCGTTCGGCTATCAGGCCACCGAGCGGCTACGCGTGGCGCTGGAAGCCACCAACCTGCTGGACGAGACCTACTTCAGCTACATCGGCAACAAGAACCAGCCGTACTACATCTACAAGAACGGCCGCTCCTTCATGCTGAGCCTGAATTTCAAGATGTGA